In the Ramlibacter tataouinensis TTB310 genome, one interval contains:
- a CDS encoding cell division protein ZapA → MKQVEVQIMGQSYLLGCPEGGEQRLLEAVEKVDTAMCRIRDAGKVKARDRIAVLAALNLAFDVADRATAQPPAPAPARAPAASAPANDPRLAQLLQRLDHVLGDDGRLL, encoded by the coding sequence ATGAAGCAGGTCGAGGTGCAGATCATGGGTCAGAGCTACCTGCTCGGCTGTCCGGAAGGCGGCGAGCAGCGCCTGCTCGAGGCCGTGGAGAAGGTCGACACCGCCATGTGCCGCATCCGCGATGCCGGCAAGGTCAAGGCGCGCGACCGCATCGCCGTCCTGGCGGCGCTGAACCTGGCCTTCGACGTGGCCGATCGCGCCACGGCGCAGCCGCCGGCACCCGCCCCCGCGCGTGCGCCCGCGGCCAGCGCGCCCGCCAACGACCCACGCCTGGCCCAGCTGCTGCAGCGGCTGGACCACGTGCTGGGCGACGACGGCCGGCTGCTCTGA
- a CDS encoding enoyl-CoA hydratase/isomerase family protein produces the protein MSEGQVHLTVEGAIASVTFDRPEARNAMTWAMYEALVRICERLQGDASVRVVRFRGAGGQAFVAGTDIAQFQAFTGGEDGVAYERRIDACMALLESLPMPTVAVLEGWAIGGGLAIATACDFRIATPGTRLGVPIARTLGNCLSMANVARLVAALGRPRAERLLLLADLLGAEEALAAGFLLQIAPAEAMDQASDALCERLAALAPVTQQVSKQALNRLLRAQLPEAEDLIRRCYGSQDFREGVQAFVAKRPPAWRGR, from the coding sequence ATGAGCGAAGGCCAGGTGCACCTGACGGTGGAGGGCGCCATCGCGTCCGTCACCTTCGACCGGCCCGAGGCGCGCAACGCCATGACCTGGGCCATGTACGAGGCGCTGGTGCGCATCTGCGAACGGCTGCAGGGCGACGCCTCGGTGCGCGTGGTGCGCTTCCGGGGCGCGGGCGGCCAGGCCTTCGTGGCCGGCACCGACATCGCCCAGTTCCAGGCCTTCACCGGCGGCGAGGACGGCGTGGCCTACGAGCGGCGCATCGACGCCTGCATGGCGCTGCTCGAATCGCTGCCCATGCCCACCGTGGCGGTGCTGGAAGGCTGGGCCATCGGCGGCGGCCTGGCCATCGCCACCGCCTGCGACTTCCGCATCGCCACGCCGGGCACCCGGCTCGGCGTGCCCATCGCCCGCACGCTGGGCAACTGCCTGTCCATGGCCAACGTGGCCCGGCTGGTGGCCGCCCTGGGCCGGCCGCGTGCCGAGCGCCTGCTGCTGCTGGCCGACCTGCTGGGCGCCGAGGAGGCGCTGGCGGCGGGCTTCCTGCTGCAGATCGCGCCGGCCGAGGCGATGGACCAGGCCAGCGACGCGCTGTGCGAGCGCCTGGCCGCGCTCGCGCCGGTGACGCAGCAGGTCAGCAAGCAGGCGCTCAACCGGCTGCTGCGCGCGCAGCTACCCGAGGCCGAAGACCTGATCCGCCGCTGCTACGGCAGCCAGGACTTCCGCGAAGGCGTGCAGGCCTTCGTCGCCAAGCGCCCACCGGCCTGGCGGGGCCGCTGA
- a CDS encoding CaiB/BaiF CoA transferase family protein, translating to MGQAQGRPLPLAGVRVLDISQVMAGPYACMLLGDLGADVVKIEPPGTGDQTRGSMGFKMKGADSLGFLNMNRNKRSIVLDLKSEAGKSVLLRLVRDADILIENYRPGAMRRLGLGYEALREINPRLVYTSISGFGQTGPWSDRPGFDLMAQAMSGVMSVTGYPDSPPVKAGVPVADIGCALFAIYATLAAYIGARDTGQGQYVDAALFDSAMAFSVWDICDYWGTGQPPQPLGTANKMTAPYQAMASSDGHFVMGANNQKLWVQLCTLMGREELLQDARFSTIALRLAHRAELQDELEKTFRQKPKDHWVETLLANGIPAGPILSYPEAFGSEHAQARRMRMEIDHPVEGRVPNIGFAVKLSGTPQQVRRHPPLLGEHTAEVLEELGIGGEEQARLRAQGALGT from the coding sequence ATGGGGCAGGCGCAAGGACGCCCGCTGCCGCTGGCCGGCGTGCGGGTGCTGGACATCAGCCAGGTCATGGCCGGCCCCTACGCCTGCATGCTGCTGGGCGACCTGGGTGCCGACGTGGTCAAGATCGAGCCGCCCGGCACGGGCGACCAGACGCGCGGCTCCATGGGCTTCAAGATGAAGGGCGCCGACAGCCTGGGCTTCCTCAACATGAACCGCAACAAGCGCAGCATCGTGCTGGACCTCAAGAGCGAGGCCGGCAAGTCGGTGCTGCTGCGGCTGGTGCGGGACGCGGACATCCTGATCGAGAACTACCGGCCCGGCGCGATGCGGCGCCTGGGCCTGGGCTACGAGGCACTGCGCGAGATCAACCCGCGCCTGGTCTACACCAGCATCTCGGGCTTCGGCCAGACCGGGCCCTGGTCCGACCGGCCGGGCTTCGACCTGATGGCGCAGGCCATGTCGGGCGTGATGAGCGTCACCGGCTACCCGGACAGCCCGCCGGTCAAGGCGGGCGTGCCGGTGGCCGACATCGGCTGCGCGCTGTTCGCCATCTACGCCACGCTGGCCGCCTACATCGGCGCCAGGGACACCGGCCAGGGCCAGTACGTCGACGCGGCGCTGTTCGACTCGGCCATGGCGTTCTCGGTCTGGGACATCTGCGACTACTGGGGCACGGGCCAGCCGCCGCAGCCGCTGGGCACGGCCAACAAGATGACCGCGCCCTACCAGGCCATGGCCAGCAGCGACGGCCACTTCGTGATGGGCGCCAACAACCAGAAGCTCTGGGTGCAGCTGTGCACGCTGATGGGCCGCGAGGAGCTGCTGCAGGATGCGCGCTTTTCCACCATCGCGCTGCGCCTGGCGCACCGCGCCGAGCTGCAGGACGAGCTGGAGAAGACCTTCCGGCAAAAGCCCAAGGACCACTGGGTGGAGACGCTGCTGGCCAACGGCATCCCCGCCGGGCCCATCCTGTCCTACCCCGAGGCCTTCGGCAGCGAGCACGCCCAGGCGCGGCGCATGCGCATGGAGATCGACCATCCGGTGGAAGGCCGGGTGCCCAACATCGGCTTCGCGGTCAAGCTGTCCGGCACGCCGCAGCAGGTGCGCCGGCACCCGCCGCTGCTGGGCGAGCACACGGCCGAGGTGCTTGAGGAGCTGGGCATCGGCGGCGAGGAGCAGGCCAGGCTGCGTGCGCAGGGCGCGCTCGGGACATGA
- a CDS encoding Bug family tripartite tricarboxylate transporter substrate binding protein: MLRRTFVAGAAAAVAVPHLQAQNLPAGPVRIIVGFAPGGGTDILARVIGQKLADMWKTQVIVENKAGASGTIAADYVAKQPADGTTLLMAHINSQAITPALVKLNYNPETDFQPIVLVGVTPNLLICNEQQPAKTVKDLVELCQKNPGKVSFGSAGTGSAQHLALEMFMLAAKVKAIHVPYKGSGPMLTDLIGGQIQYSFDTMTAATPHVKSGKAIPIAQTRPQRAKAYPNVPTMAESGFPGFEATTWYGLVGPGRMPVAMAKRMNEDINKVLLMPDVMERLEASGAEEGGGSTEKFGQFMKAEQAKWAKVIKDGGVKADT, encoded by the coding sequence ATGTTGCGCAGAACCTTCGTGGCGGGCGCCGCCGCCGCCGTCGCCGTCCCCCATCTGCAGGCGCAGAACCTCCCCGCGGGGCCGGTGCGCATCATCGTGGGCTTCGCCCCCGGCGGCGGCACCGACATCCTGGCCCGCGTGATCGGCCAGAAGCTGGCGGACATGTGGAAGACCCAGGTCATCGTGGAGAACAAGGCCGGCGCCTCCGGCACCATCGCCGCCGACTACGTGGCCAAGCAGCCGGCCGATGGCACCACGCTGCTGATGGCGCACATCAACAGCCAGGCCATCACGCCGGCGCTGGTCAAGCTGAACTACAACCCCGAAACCGACTTCCAGCCCATCGTGCTGGTGGGCGTCACGCCCAACCTGCTGATCTGCAACGAGCAGCAGCCGGCCAAGACGGTGAAGGACCTGGTCGAGCTGTGCCAGAAGAATCCCGGCAAGGTCAGCTTCGGCTCGGCCGGCACCGGCTCCGCCCAGCACCTGGCGCTGGAGATGTTCATGCTGGCGGCCAAGGTCAAGGCCATCCACGTGCCCTACAAGGGCTCGGGCCCCATGCTCACGGACCTGATCGGCGGCCAGATCCAGTACAGCTTCGACACCATGACCGCCGCCACGCCGCACGTGAAGAGCGGCAAGGCGATCCCGATCGCCCAGACCCGCCCGCAGCGGGCCAAGGCCTACCCCAACGTGCCGACCATGGCCGAGTCGGGCTTCCCCGGCTTCGAGGCCACCACCTGGTACGGCCTGGTCGGGCCGGGCAGGATGCCCGTGGCCATGGCCAAGCGCATGAACGAGGACATCAACAAGGTGCTGCTCATGCCCGATGTCATGGAAAGGCTGGAGGCTTCCGGCGCGGAGGAGGGCGGCGGCTCCACCGAGAAGTTCGGCCAGTTCATGAAGGCCGAGCAGGCCAAGTGGGCCAAGGTCATCAAGGACGGCGGCGTCAAGGCCGATACCTGA
- a CDS encoding sulfite exporter TauE/SafE family protein — translation MDLLTPRLIVELALLGLGTGFLAGLLGIGGGMVMVPFITFILSARGVGPDLAVKMAIATSMATIIFTSVSSVRAHHKRGAVRWDIVKRLAPGIVIGSLAGSLGVFALLKGSVLAIFFGLFVGFSATQMFLDKKPKPTRQMPGTAGTVAAGGIIGFLSGLVGAGGGFISVPFMAWCNVAIHNAVATSAALGFPIAVANVAGYVISGQSVSGLPPASFGYIWLPGLVVIALGSVLTAPLGAKAAHALPVKQLKKVFGSILYLLAAYMFYKGLSG, via the coding sequence ATGGACCTGCTCACTCCCCGCCTGATCGTGGAACTCGCCCTGCTGGGCCTGGGCACCGGCTTCCTGGCGGGCCTGCTGGGCATAGGCGGGGGCATGGTGATGGTGCCCTTCATCACCTTCATCCTCTCCGCGCGCGGCGTCGGGCCGGACCTGGCGGTGAAGATGGCGATCGCCACCTCCATGGCCACCATCATCTTCACCTCCGTTTCCAGCGTGCGCGCGCACCACAAGCGCGGCGCGGTGCGCTGGGACATCGTCAAGCGGCTGGCCCCCGGCATCGTGATCGGCAGCCTGGCCGGCAGCCTGGGCGTGTTCGCGCTGCTCAAGGGCAGCGTGCTGGCCATCTTCTTCGGCCTGTTCGTGGGCTTCTCCGCGACCCAGATGTTCCTGGACAAGAAACCCAAGCCGACGCGGCAGATGCCGGGCACGGCGGGGACGGTGGCGGCCGGCGGCATCATCGGCTTCCTCTCGGGCCTGGTGGGCGCGGGCGGCGGCTTCATCAGCGTGCCCTTCATGGCCTGGTGCAACGTGGCCATCCACAACGCGGTCGCCACCTCCGCGGCGCTGGGCTTCCCGATCGCCGTGGCCAACGTCGCCGGCTACGTCATCAGCGGCCAGAGCGTCAGCGGCCTGCCGCCCGCCTCCTTCGGCTACATCTGGCTGCCCGGCCTGGTGGTCATCGCCCTGGGCAGCGTGCTCACCGCGCCGCTGGGCGCGAAGGCGGCGCACGCCCTGCCGGTCAAGCAGCTCAAGAAGGTGTTCGGCAGCATCCTGTACCTGCTGGCCGCCTACATGTTCTACAAGGGCCTTTCTGGCTGA
- a CDS encoding alpha/beta fold hydrolase produces MLEYVHSGSGSPTYVLMNGAGVTLEGWRPLYPGIERLGTVFAWNRQGLGRSARPRSRQTGALVVASLRELLAYAGLAPPYVLVGHSLGGLHANLFARLHPAEVAGVALIEATHPDDCGRLREHEGRLAGVLARLLAVPAAWLRPNLHAELACALDTARQVEAAGPFPPVPLVVVSGGQTPPRWLMSPEALELKQARQRALAALSPLGEQVIAQASGHFPQRTQPELVLDVLRRLADSVTSARGAAV; encoded by the coding sequence GTGCTGGAGTACGTGCATTCGGGCAGCGGCAGCCCGACCTACGTGCTGATGAACGGCGCGGGCGTCACGCTGGAAGGCTGGCGGCCGCTGTACCCCGGCATCGAGCGGCTGGGCACGGTGTTCGCCTGGAACCGCCAGGGCCTGGGACGCAGCGCGCGGCCGCGGTCGCGCCAGACCGGTGCCCTGGTGGTGGCCTCGCTGCGCGAGCTGCTGGCGTACGCGGGCCTGGCGCCGCCCTACGTGCTGGTGGGGCACTCGCTGGGCGGCCTTCACGCCAACCTGTTCGCGCGGCTGCACCCGGCCGAGGTGGCCGGCGTGGCGCTGATCGAGGCCACCCACCCGGACGACTGCGGCCGGCTGCGCGAGCACGAGGGGCGCCTGGCCGGCGTGCTGGCCCGCCTGCTGGCGGTGCCCGCGGCCTGGCTGCGGCCCAACCTGCACGCCGAGCTGGCCTGCGCCCTGGACACGGCGCGGCAGGTGGAAGCGGCCGGGCCTTTCCCGCCGGTGCCGCTGGTGGTGGTCAGCGGCGGCCAGACGCCGCCGCGCTGGCTGATGTCACCCGAGGCGCTGGAGCTCAAGCAGGCGCGCCAGCGCGCGCTGGCGGCGCTGTCGCCACTGGGCGAGCAGGTGATCGCGCAGGCCAGCGGCCATTTCCCGCAGCGCACCCAGCCCGAGCTGGTGCTGGACGTGCTGCGGCGCCTGGCGGATTCGGTGACCTCCGCGCGTGGCGCTGCGGTCTGA